The genomic region aaatatttaagataaaatttggaaaaaataaaaagtatgaTTAGTTTAAGTTCGTATAATACACATTAGatacttatatttttttttcatttaattttgcCAAATTTCCATAgtgtaaaataataattcaagcaaaattataaagGATAATATACactgtaaaataaatatttgtaaattttccaaaattttaagttataatcatttattataattttaaaacgatttaaaaatttgtaagaaatatataaatgtactTATAAGtacacataatatatatgtacatttggttatataatatatattttcatatttttatttgtatatatatttgttaagacttaaataaaatgattatTAGTAAAAAGTTTTGGGATGATGAAAAAGATGCCCctattttaaaaagaaattcaaattttattagtaAGGACAACCATGAAGATGCTTGCAAGCGTGCTGGTCagttttataatataatgttaaaatatataaaggatgatataaatgttgatacaaaaaatgaatgcaatgataaagaaatattaagAATAATAAGGTTAGATGCAGAAAGGACATTTACAAATGAAGAGAATAGAACACTACTAATTGAAGTGTTAAAGTCCATATATCCAATAGTAAATGATTATCATCAAGGTATGTCATTTGTTTcgtcatttttattactttttttaaaaccaAAAGAAGTCACAAAAATCGTAATAGGTTTACATAAGCACTATTTACAAGGTTATTTTAAAGCTATGCCCAAAGCTTATGTCCGTGATTCAAGAGTTTTTTTAAGCATACTAAATAAATTTcattcaaatttatatgaacatatacaaaatttaataacaCCTGAAGCTTTTGTTTCAAAATGGTTTATCGGTCTAAATGTGCATGTTCTAACATTTGAATCGcttatgttattttttgaagaaTTGTTAAAAGAGggtgaaatatttttatttaaatatagtaTATCATTGTGTAGATCattagaaaaagaaatcaTGAAAACAAAAGATGTTTCGAAATTACTTGCACTATTAAGATTGGATGCATCCATCATTCCAAATGACTATAAGCAGTCTGAAAGTGATAAAGAAGGTGagttttttataaacataataaaaaacgcTTCGAAAATTGATATGGCTGATATAGATTTAGATAAACTTAGAGATGAAGCATCCGAGCAAATGCGAATAGAAGAAGAgaggagaaaaaaatttgaaatgGAACGATCTTTAAGTGATgaagaaattattttctctGACGAGATAGAAGATGAAGAGAGTGACGAAGATAGCGACAGTGGAGAGAGTAGCAAAAGCAGCGAAAGTGGAAAAAGTAGTAAAAGTAGCAAAAGCGACAAAAGTAccaaaaatgaaaaggaCAAGGATAGCGCCGCGAAGGACGATAAAGAAgataaaatagaaaaaagaGAATGCGAAATTTAGTTGTAACAGAtgagaaaaatgaaagaaaatattgaatAATAGCAGTAATGGGTACAGTACAAAAGTAGGAAATGAGTTTATCAAACTTACATAAGTACACTCGCTATATTAGGGACGAAAATTATACTTAATAATTAATCgttcaatttttttgaagttgtaatttgtataacacaaatatatatgtgttcATACGACGGGAAtaagcatatatacattacaTTCCcctatatgcatatatgccTGTTTGTAAGGACATATATACGCGTGtacattttgtttattgttttaattGCATATCATGATACATGCTTAGATTTTTGTTTGacatttatgtatttttattattttatataatttgataGCGCTTAAAGATTATATTTaagcatattttattgaagaaacatattttttatgttaattttttaagatAAAGGTCAAACtttcattaaatttaaatttataagcatttaaaacatatatggTTTTAAATGGTTAATAGTACATAGGCATCGCATAACTATATAAGGTTATGGAACAATGTTTTTTAGTAgcattgtttttattagcCC from Plasmodium vinckei vinckei genome assembly, chromosome: PVVCY_04 harbors:
- a CDS encoding GTPase-activating protein, putative; this translates as MIISKKFWDDEKDAPILKRNSNFISKDNHEDACKRAGQFYNIMLKYIKDDINVDTKNECNDKEILRIIRLDAERTFTNEENRTLLIEVLKSIYPIVNDYHQGMSFVSSFLLLFLKPKEVTKIVIGLHKHYLQGYFKAMPKAYVRDSRVFLSILNKFHSNLYEHIQNLITPEAFVSKWFIGLNVHVLTFESLMLFFEELLKEGEIFLFKYSISLCRSLEKEIMKTKDVSKLLALLRLDASIIPNDYKQSESDKEGEFFINIIKNASKIDMADIDLDKLRDEASEQMRIEEERRKKFEMERSLSDEEIIFSDEIEDEESDEDSDSGESSKSSESGKSSKSSKSDKSTKNEKDKDSAAKDDKEDKIEKRECEI